The Brienomyrus brachyistius isolate T26 unplaced genomic scaffold, BBRACH_0.4 scaffold108, whole genome shotgun sequence nucleotide sequence gccttgccgatcggctcttcaaaggtaaataaagattaaggttatgacggcgacaagcaaaacggacctggtacgtggaaggtgggctgctctgagatgccaggcagggggcgatagtcgtggggccgcctgatttttaacgactgaccctggaaaatgatgccgtcgaaggccattgcctgcgtggtctcatccacggaccgaaactagggcagaacgaagaacgtcgttaatcagggaaggctgcggtctccgcctggacacagcagccattaggcaggaaagactcttacttcaaggaaggcaaagttcttgtcctggtttatctgaacagcgaggacgggattggtgggaccttgacataagccagccaatcgcatctgggtattgaagaaatctgccatggcctcctaaaaagacaggcagacacactgaatgaagacaggcagacgtctgaagacatcaaaacaggcaaacgagaaaaaaaatgactgacaagtctagtacatttatctatttattttgcggacactttcatccaaagcaacatacatttcattgaagaagcaggaccagacagttcctagagcaaatagtgcttaagggctgcgctcgggggcccaatggtgaaatcactctgctgcccaagggatttgaaccaacaaccttcttgtgaccggctcagtgtcctaactcactgagctacacatgacaccagtatgcatgacagaaggcaacgcgggactttgcctggactcacctccgtcaggccgaaggggatgttgccgacataaagccgcctggcctgccgggtcatctggctgccgaccatcggcacctgggtgggcgtcactgccacgccgctggtggtggatgttgccagtaaagctatcgtggggatctgccctgcagctgtggggaggagaaagggcttcaagaccccaaccagggacggccagaacatccggatcgtcgccttcatttgcttctaacccctaggtttaagctctcttcacactctctgaaatcatcccaagtgttattccctctttgaccagcaggggggaggagggcactccagaataaatgctttcattgcaaccaatataccataaccttgcaatactgaactagcacacatggaagcgtcgcatccaaaccttgcattgccttgtactgcatgggggtgatgtgctcgaatcccggagggggaacatcccagtacttgtatgtccttttcttacggcttctccgaggagagtagctgcccaaacacaaaacagaaggttgttttccccaaacaatacagtgtaaacactcagaatctggcaaaaacaaacagatggcagaatgtttacatttaactttggatcgcaggcagtttaaggtcatgagggtgtgaccatgcgccactttttaggctggctttgaggtcccatcgctatggcgggggctacttataaacgccagttaaaatttaatatgggtacagtcccccttcccaccacgaagaaaccaattggttgattgtgaaagaaacttgttaagaggcctcaaaccatgctagatatcagcttcagtgcctgtaaccgggaccgtgagggggggtacctgtgcttcttgtgctcgcgtgagctgctccgtcggtcacgacccttgcggtcgcggctgctgctgcgcttctcgtgactccgccccctggagtccttgctccagcggcggtgcttctcgccacggctcagagaccggctgcggctacgcttcttgtgtcgctccttctcccgctctgggggacgacaccgtggtaccagtgagacggtgggcggagcgacatgactgcccccctaccatccatttcgataaatccaagatgtgtaactcagagggattatgaatgtgtgtccggatggttgtgggtttgaagcccatgagtcacagagtaatcatattaccaacttccctggggtgctggatgctgactgacccagcgctatgccttaaaagtcacttacggagaccaagatgtggtacggggtctaactccccagtttcctcaccagaatgaagcacctccattcaattcacatattcaatcacaccctcctgaaacaaacacacccatctctcaatggctaataatttcaagggcacaaggacatccccttgaatgtcagtctgttgtgaaacaataaaaacataaccagactaattaatgatataggagcacagtggtgagtacagttgcctcacgcctccgagtctggaggcctgaattttgcctctgctctctgtatggggaatttgcctggaataggctccaggggagcctgactaagataactggttggacgatggatgggtaattaatatcgtttcaatctgacagacagcactttattaaactagcaataaaatatcacctttctatcccagcaggtccttcatatagaagcttaaataaatccctgaaggtgcagttttcagtgaagcatttaaacgcaggtgctgctcgaggaatcagcttcatgcatcagttataacagcgttacggtaatgcaccgctgcaaaagtacagacacggagcggccaatgcatcttacgtaaatcggtaataaccaattaccgcaatcgcaggcatagtcagagcgcagatatgaatgactggaactgctagtttatcaaacacggcggcacttagtgctcgtctagccgaatcaggtcgtttcgaatgacattttagtgatttagtgataaggagctgatatgacaagattgccatttgataggtacataaatcaatcctactttcgactccgttgtaacgcatgttgtatatttcagttgcgttagtatggcttaagtttattcagtttactggattctctgcactttaatgaagttatatgtgtattgttatataactgtacatcattgttagttactgctatccgctgtaaaggtagatacaggtgcaagactttgcaataacgacctaaaagcagttgttatgattccagggaacgcggctgatttttagagtctatacatcatgaagaaacggcgatcgtgtgagaaagacttattctgtacggatgacagggccagcatttcggacccaagggaaaggctattgtgcatcggaaagagacaaaatcatatcattatatagaaaactcgtcgtagtatttaaaaaccaagtaactaacactgttattaagtgcggactttaaatcaagtggtcgcggtcgtttttatttgcataaaactttaaacgtgatcttgaaaatataacgcttgcaacaaacatccatgcatagtgtgttactgcgaatgaaaatacgcgggtcgcaatttatgatccaagtgtataatggtaaataattaaataaataaaaccgcaggctttcacatcgagtgcaccccaataacgtttcattgaaatgtccatgttatgtacgccgggcactgatggatgcaggcctagcgatctctataacaatgccaagcaaagaatgtcactgatttaccaaagcggtcagttttcggggatcctgcggcagctgggagaagaagaatcgggcaggtttcagaatcggcgagcgctcggataaaaggcaccgatttcccagccgcacttttcttttcggaaccagcagaagtgccctccgcaccatcctcggcgctaggacacgccggccactttattaccctaaaacagggagcatacaccgatcttcaaagccaaacttaccttgccgattttcgcttaactgcttctcaaactcatcgaaatcggacatttttcagtccgtactaaagacgtattgcaaaataagcagaggtccaacagtaggcctttgaatgggctacaggctgcattgggttctgctgctttttcttccgagtcgcctgcccctcctcccccgaagtcatcggctcttcctcggttgtatcacacacaggttcggaaacattcgatgcgcattaccgtcccctcctgcactggagggttaaggacaacgtgattatatcgaaccaaaattgaaatgtgcaagttgactttcctagttatacgtcttcatttttattctgggtttaacaaccatgagtttatgacgtattttacatgattagttggcgactggaccttattgtttatatctcttattaaggatccatccatccatacatcaattatcaaaaccacacacttacaatccgagtctagtttcatatgctgcgctgctgagcgacccgcagaatattatgcatgagtacaagtcacaagccccgtttccactaacacggggccggttctagcttggtgccttttgagaccgaggcaaaaagatgcagactctccccgtcggggaatcgaaccccggtctcccgcgtgacaggcggggatactcaccactatactaacgaggagatgtacgcgcactacttttacatcttcaagataaacagcggatgactactaacatttgcgagtaatcaatgactgagcttcatgtcatgaccatggtgctcaagagaagaaaaaatacataatgtacgtccactgataccagaacaaccatatagctttatactaagacgatgattaaacggaaaattcctttacaaaacactgccacaaaatcatagtttcgcaatattacatcgtgcaacgggacacagtgtaagtacgtgaagtcggtaattaaatcaagaaaaaaaagtgagaggaaaagaatacttttctattatcatatttttctaactggccaaactgagtcatattttgattatacacactaacagaaaaacagtgcaaatctccggtagtccgtttcacttgcgctccgctatggggcagtaacaagcagagcttaagtgtggaaggaaaaaaaaaacacaggacagcatcaatcccaacttcacaaacgccggagatcgagatgctgtaagcatgacaattaacatctttatccaagggaacagctgcaagacacagatgccgcgcctaacaaaggtaggatcgattccgaagttcaggcatttacagacgcggactcttctggagttgatttttttcgggagatacgcatcaacttcaaaagtatgaaccgcattatatctatatctgttatgacgttgtagctattgatactgatgcatcacaaaaataatttaaatgttttttcattctgacatatgttcgttcggacgaggattttattatatgagataagttttaaatgaaaactttttttaatctatatgattaattctcgaatctaagccagacttcacataaatcattcattcataaatataatggaacatacaacatccaggtatccatgaaatttatgatcaggctatacgtttgtgataacaacaaaacaacacaacatgtatatttacaatatatgggcctattgtttaatattgcctccaaattatagccagacaataacgcaataggccgacatcaaactattttcatgtaaaacaaaagtgctggcagtttgcttgtgcttacagaccccgccttgagcccatccagaaagatcccaaaaataaccgacaagcaaaggttgtaacaatctgagcatgtttagtttaatgtaatcaggagccgaattaataacgcgaataaatgatcaaaccgaaagtctgtagtcgggaatatccgataacgtctttgacgtgcagttaagatagtcagaggaaaaaccttgtagtttacttatatatatgcctaaatatatgagtgtgtctctccggtgatttaatgatgaatataacgattacatatcaaatcacacattaagcaattattatattactaggttgaacgttttcactatgtctgtcgtcaccttgatttcacgattttgactattcttcttatcccagattgaacaagtcattgtggcgatgcaagatcccgacatggggataaagatgaagaatcaaagactgttaatcacagtgattccacatgcgatgacaggtgcacgatacatattttactttttaaaaataatttttcgtgccgcccgggttgtcttacacccggccgtgcagtgtcccgggggccgggtcctaatggtcatttaagcccttcacaggaaagcccatacatcggcggtcttcgggaatcctgtgcattaagactgtcatcgatctccttgcgctcatatttatttatgtaatttatttatcgagttcagcgtttttgatttatgacggcttaatgcatttctcgactctaactagatgccttcctcgctatgccttcccaggaaatgatatcgtggagtggctaattcagaagtactccatcatggaagaaggtagggccgagaagtctGTAGGgtagcgttacctggtgctcttatgtgaggttaattgattgtttttttcccttcgtgacgacgatggcgccccagctggcgaaagacgtcatcaggtttttttttttttgtaataaaataacagaaataaacgagtcttttgaataataaatacaaatgaagtaatagaatttgtcatccatacaacagattagcctagctgcatttatgtgtaagcatatgcaattcacgtgtctgacagaagcatgttctgttccattgatattgctgagcctgtgaattaataaatgtcagaattgagcttgtccataacatagacaccccattcgcctgaagcttttgggattttcttcccctggcgtcaatttatctgctgaattatttatctttctgctgagaggctattagtacaaataatctgtaggccagtcccgagtcgcgccgctacgcatgctgagctgtacggtttgatagtcccgatgcaaacttcgctgatagccagaggcagtcagtcatgcctggagaaatatcgctatccgtctccctcattatgcacttctgcaagacgctgttgtcctgaattcccgggcgatgcagatgaggttttaaatagcaagggagcagatttccctgatttacagcccagattggaaaagaagtcggaatggaaaggaggggacttttaggcagtagatggcagatgcattaacagacttgaatgggcaaaaaacctgttgccccggtaagcagttacccctccctgtaaacactaggcttccccctagcagcgctgttgctgcgctggtctgaaacccccgggagcgcctgactgccaatggccgcggaggcagccggaaagtggaaagtcccaattactcgtaattaattatagttccgatgaggaatgcaccatccccgcggcttattctgtgcaccatgtcaacgttttttccagttacttgctataccgtaaaataaaatataatatgcctactcagtttctagttatcgtgtgttctactgtattccactgacaaaaatttagagaattactatgcctaaatctgggctacgactagtggatttgtttgagctttgagtagtttacgtggaaatgagtgaccactttgtgtgttttcagaggcacttcatgtggggaatctgatcgtgaagcacggctacatttaccccctaaaggaccccaggacgctcgtcctgcggcccgacgagacgccgtatcgcttccaggtaacctaaaaccacggtttcttcagatggagggcagcgcgagagggtggtggccatgtgggggggcacgcatatcgaaactattcgttggagagactgcggaattaccgtgtaggacagtatttctcaatctggtccgggctccagagctgagagggtgcaaaaacgtagactgtctggtagggagctgggagggagcaaaaacgtggatcatctgtgtgtcgccgaggaccggattgggaaacactgatgtatgagaaccaatgccagttaaagtagcaaaatgccttccacccgccttgtccctgacatgttaaatcacaaagcacctttgtcacgctgcttctgaatagtttcaaatgacagcatctcctttttgctagactccgtacttctggagctctcagcagtggccagcctccgagctagattacggtgattaccaattattaatcatgtgctcgcctattacatcattacttccctttactagaataatagaaaaacacagtttcttgccatgtctttcttttgctcttctaaagcgatttatttgactaagaagaatatcagaaagcaagggcagctgatagactatgaaaaggtaagagaaaatttttatttatgtacatttcaatgctattcttattcgctggtctgaagcattgcttgatgagatcatgtgatagctgaatgctcatgggagttttacttacacaaaatattatgagggtagaaggaaaaatgattggttcagagagataaccaattagattgtacatgaggtggatccgagcaactagaggaggcaggagcaaccaatcagatgtcttggtcctgcctcctctgcaatctgattggttatctatccgaaccaatcattttccttctgccctcagaacatttttgtgtaaggaaacctcccaccaattatgcacatagtaggatcgcacatagacatccaccaacttgccgccatgttgcgtcagggtcaacgcattttaggttctcatcagtaagagggtttgtgaatccgacactgccagctgatatcctgggaggggttcggcctgtgagtcataacgtgaacccatgcagcaacgcagccagccgtgcgacctggcaatgtcgcatttaaacatcgtctccgcaggacagctacaacatgttgcacaaacggatcaaccacacctgggacttcgtggtgatgcaggcgaaggagcagctcaggtaaaccccaccccagcccgggaatactgtcgcatcgagctatgaaatcaatttcataaatgcacacaaggggacagatgagaatggatgaataaatctcgtattaagaggatgatgatgttacctaaattaaaaagtaacatggtgtgtggtcataatttccctcctatctgttaaatcagacctcagcctaaacactagagtcggaaatccatttctaagtgaaaaaggaaacagaaaaatgaaaaccctaccttgcagttcagtgattaccgctatatgctaattacccagtatgctttctgactctccatcgactgctctgctcctaccagggcagccaaacagaggcgcaaggcggaccgcatcgtgctggaatgtcaggaacaggcctactggctcgtcaacagaccgccagtaagcacctcccccgaaacccctgactccctacatctgccccggcgaaaacccagtatgctgtgattagagtaaagcacacactgggtaaacctgaactcaatgcaccttggcagctcgaatatcgcctcaggctgggggcgattctaggatttttttgaggttgtggggcagagtggtggctctgggcctagggatctgtgcaagcaagtggaaggttgttggttcaaatcctgtgaatgcccagagtgattctactccgttgggcctttcagcaagggccttaacctgcaattgctttgtcctgggtatgacattaatctacatgcaggcctgttaggagatccttcaacttacaggggaaacttggcaggattggcaggaaggcataggcagggtcccattcccccacagagagctggggggttgtgcagttctctcccacgacaacgggtttgttcaatgaaggaaggcaaaggaaacatctgtaaggacatatggaacatttccggtataattttcgatctccgtcatctccagagcattgagctcagcaaaattcacgggggagttttatcttcgttaagtaagacacacagagtgtctccatgcatactttgtgggggaggaatatatcacttcaggcctgataacccactactgcttcagtgtgatcatgaaatatttacttagctgggaagaagcctatgttctgtgggacgagagctttcagaagacagacagga carries:
- the LOC125727658 gene encoding splicing factor U2AF 65 kDa subunit-like, with amino-acid sequence MSDFDEFEKQLSENRQEREKERHKKRSRSRSLSRGEKHRRWSKDSRGRSHEKRSSSRDRKGRDRRSSSREHKKHSYSPRRSRKKRTYKYWDVPPPGFEHITPMQYKAMQAAGQIPTIALLATSTTSGVAVTPTQVPMVGSQMTRQARRLYVGNIPFGLTEEAMADFFNTQMRLAGLCQGPTNPVLAVQINQDKNFAFLEFRSVDETTQAMAFDGIIFQGQSLKIRRPHDYRPLPGISEQPTFHVPGVVSTVVPDSPHKLFVGGLPNYLSDDQVKELLTSFGPLKAFNLVKDSATSLSKGYAFCEYVDISATDQAVAGLNGMQLGDKKLIVQRASVGAKNANATAIIETPVTLQVPGLQRLQSSGMPTEVLCLLNMVMPEELVDDEDYEEILEDIREECCKYGNVRSIEIPRPVDGVEVPGCG